In Sphingobacterium thalpophilum, a genomic segment contains:
- a CDS encoding L-rhamnose mutarotase encodes MYPKLYPYILVIVLVVLCTTAFRSTESSRSVTRYASITGLKAEKVAYYKKLHAKVWPTVLRKIKACHIRNYSIFLKEIDGQFFLFSYFEYAGQNFKLDMQKMASDPETQRWWKETDPCQQPLADAQEKGEIWSGRTEVFHTD; translated from the coding sequence ATGTATCCTAAATTGTATCCTTACATCCTTGTGATCGTCTTGGTCGTACTCTGTACAACAGCCTTCCGGTCTACAGAGAGCAGTCGCTCCGTGACTCGCTATGCATCCATAACAGGATTGAAAGCCGAGAAAGTAGCGTATTATAAAAAGCTTCATGCCAAAGTTTGGCCCACAGTACTTCGAAAGATCAAGGCATGTCATATCCGCAATTATTCTATTTTTTTGAAGGAGATAGATGGTCAATTTTTTCTTTTCAGCTATTTTGAATATGCAGGACAAAATTTCAAGCTTGATATGCAAAAAATGGCTTCCGATCCTGAGACACAGCGCTGGTGGAAGGAAACGGATCCTTGTCAGCAACCCTTGGCCGACGCACAGGAGAAAGGGGAGAT
- a CDS encoding response regulator transcription factor, with protein sequence MTQLLLVDDHTLVRSGFQLILEAQEDITVIAGMENGQKALEFLKGAKPDIILTVIHMEVMDGIQFIQEVKKHYPAIKIIVLSMEDNIQIVQEVLNLGADGYLSKDSNVEEILFGIQQVKRGQQYISAALSIDLIRNLSKYAQLDIDRTAIMARYDISERELSVLELIAEGHTNAEIADQIFLSKRIVEGHRQQLIEKTGSKNTAGLVRFGFQKKLLR encoded by the coding sequence ATGACACAGTTGCTTTTGGTAGATGACCATACGTTAGTACGATCCGGTTTCCAATTAATATTAGAGGCGCAAGAAGATATAACTGTAATTGCGGGGATGGAGAATGGTCAAAAAGCCCTGGAATTTCTCAAGGGAGCCAAACCGGACATCATCCTGACTGTTATCCATATGGAGGTAATGGATGGCATTCAGTTTATACAAGAAGTAAAAAAACATTATCCAGCCATAAAAATCATTGTTTTATCTATGGAAGACAATATCCAGATTGTTCAGGAGGTTTTAAATCTTGGCGCTGATGGCTATTTATCGAAAGATTCCAATGTAGAAGAGATTTTATTCGGAATTCAGCAGGTAAAACGTGGGCAACAATATATCAGTGCAGCATTAAGTATTGATTTGATCCGAAACTTATCAAAGTATGCGCAGTTGGATATTGATCGTACAGCAATAATGGCACGATACGACATCTCTGAACGCGAACTGTCTGTATTGGAATTGATTGCGGAAGGACATACAAATGCGGAAATAGCTGATCAAATTTTTTTGAGCAAAAGGATCGTGGAGGGCCATCGGCAGCAATTAATTGAGAAAACGGGTTCGAAGAATACGGCGGGACTTGTCCGTTTTGGTTTTCAGAAAAAGTTATTAAGATAG
- a CDS encoding DUF421 domain-containing protein, which produces MDSFFGSGEDLTMIQMGARAFMMFIIALFLVRLGGIRILGRKSGVDFVIIIMLGAVLARGIVGASPFLSTVFAGFVMIIVNKILAQVSARLPYLGNMVKGKPAVLYKNGKIQWDQMDRLGVSRTDLLTSLRLETNSKHLDEVDMALMEPNGRISFILKEKA; this is translated from the coding sequence ATGGACAGTTTTTTTGGCTCTGGTGAAGACCTGACGATGATACAAATGGGGGCGCGTGCGTTTATGATGTTTATCATCGCACTTTTTTTGGTTCGATTGGGCGGAATTCGAATTCTCGGCCGAAAGTCTGGAGTAGATTTCGTCATCATTATTATGCTAGGTGCGGTATTAGCGCGGGGAATAGTTGGCGCTTCGCCATTCCTGTCAACCGTGTTTGCCGGCTTCGTGATGATTATTGTCAATAAAATCCTAGCCCAGGTATCGGCCAGGCTTCCCTATTTGGGTAATATGGTAAAAGGTAAGCCCGCTGTTTTATACAAGAACGGTAAAATCCAATGGGATCAAATGGACCGGTTGGGGGTAAGCCGTACTGATCTACTGACGAGCTTGCGGTTAGAGACAAATAGTAAGCACCTCGATGAAGTGGATATGGCTTTGATGGAGCCGAATGGGCGAATAAGTTTTATACTCAAGGAAAAGGCATGA
- a CDS encoding ferritin-like domain-containing protein has protein sequence MATTIATAEKSKTSTKSGNTSNANSEGKKVPAEAGAAKDLAELFEDGLKDIYWAEKALTKALPKMEKNASSEQLKSAIIKHLTETETHVDRLEQCFELIGVKAKAEKCEAMAGLLEEAESLMKETEAGSVRDAAIIAAAQKVEHYEIATYGTLAAFAKVLTHKDALKLLLETLGEEKKCDEDLSALADTNLNSKAE, from the coding sequence ATGGCAACAACAATAGCAACAGCAGAAAAAAGTAAAACAAGCACAAAATCAGGTAACACTTCAAACGCTAATTCAGAAGGAAAAAAAGTACCTGCCGAAGCGGGGGCAGCGAAGGATCTAGCCGAATTATTTGAGGATGGATTAAAGGATATTTATTGGGCAGAAAAAGCGCTGACGAAAGCACTTCCTAAGATGGAGAAAAATGCAAGTTCAGAACAATTAAAATCTGCTATTATTAAACATCTGACAGAAACGGAAACACATGTGGATCGCCTAGAGCAATGTTTTGAGCTTATCGGAGTGAAAGCAAAAGCCGAAAAATGCGAAGCTATGGCGGGGCTACTTGAAGAGGCGGAAAGCCTTATGAAAGAAACAGAAGCTGGATCTGTCCGCGATGCAGCAATTATTGCTGCCGCCCAAAAGGTGGAGCATTACGAAATTGCCACTTATGGCACATTGGCGGCTTTTGCGAAAGTGTTAACACATAAGGATGCCTTAAAATTACTACTTGAAACACTGGGTGAAGAAAAGAAATGTGATGAAGATCTTAGCGCGCTGGCCGATACAAATCTCAATTCAAAAGCTGAATAA
- a CDS encoding DUF6766 family protein produces the protein MENKKNYSFFYRNGLSLVFAALFVFSLGMQCFTGWKVHNEELLEANQAPLDIVNYLGTGHFTSATFENFESEFLQMAMYVILTVGLRQWGSAESKKIGEKEEVDREPQPGPNTPYPVRKGGWLLKLYSSSLFICFALLFLASWVMHFYGSWRQHNTEQRLEGLPVDDAWTYLIMPQFWFETFQNWQSEFLSVLAIVVFTIFLRQKGSPESKPVDAPHSETGKG, from the coding sequence ATGGAAAACAAGAAAAATTATTCTTTTTTTTATCGTAATGGCCTAAGCCTGGTGTTTGCAGCGCTTTTTGTCTTTTCCCTAGGCATGCAATGTTTTACGGGTTGGAAAGTACATAATGAAGAGTTGCTGGAGGCCAATCAGGCACCGCTGGATATCGTTAATTATTTGGGCACAGGACATTTTACATCCGCAACTTTTGAAAATTTTGAGAGTGAATTTCTGCAGATGGCGATGTATGTGATTCTGACGGTGGGATTACGCCAATGGGGCTCTGCTGAATCAAAAAAAATAGGGGAAAAAGAAGAGGTAGACCGTGAACCGCAGCCCGGCCCGAATACCCCTTATCCTGTTAGAAAAGGTGGCTGGCTGTTGAAATTATATAGTTCATCGCTATTCATTTGCTTTGCGCTACTTTTTTTGGCGAGTTGGGTTATGCACTTTTATGGAAGCTGGAGACAGCACAACACCGAACAGCGGCTTGAAGGTTTACCGGTAGATGACGCATGGACGTACCTCATTATGCCTCAATTTTGGTTTGAAACTTTCCAGAACTGGCAAAGTGAATTTTTGTCTGTTTTGGCCATTGTTGTATTCACCATTTTCCTACGTCAAAAAGGATCACCTGAATCAAAGCCCGTTGATGCTCCACATAGCGAAACGGGGAAGGGGTAA
- a CDS encoding nucleotidyltransferase domain-containing protein, whose amino-acid sequence MIHLDNPPEDCLAFFQDTLRLLQDSGAQFMVGGGLAMFHYTGIIRPIKDMDIFCKSSEYPKILKHLAANGYETELTDVRWLAKIYKDPYFIDIIFDSVNHNCTVEQDWFDRAPEGTLFDADVRYVPAEELVWCKLYVQNRERHDSADINHIWLKYGKSLDWNHLIMRMDQHWHLLLAQMLIFQFTYPHDYRDILPKDLFDELIKRAADQYELPPCLEKVCLGPLIDQTQYEIDIKEWDYKSYTIKTV is encoded by the coding sequence ATGATTCATTTAGATAATCCACCTGAAGATTGTCTCGCCTTCTTTCAGGATACATTGCGGCTGCTCCAGGATAGCGGAGCTCAATTTATGGTGGGCGGTGGTTTAGCCATGTTTCACTACACGGGGATCATACGGCCTATTAAGGATATGGATATCTTTTGCAAAAGCAGCGAATACCCAAAAATTCTTAAACATCTTGCCGCTAATGGTTATGAGACCGAATTGACAGATGTGCGATGGCTCGCCAAGATTTACAAAGACCCCTATTTCATTGATATTATTTTCGATAGTGTTAATCACAATTGCACTGTTGAGCAGGATTGGTTTGACAGAGCACCTGAAGGTACTCTTTTTGATGCTGATGTACGTTATGTACCAGCAGAAGAGCTAGTATGGTGTAAGCTATATGTACAAAACAGAGAGCGGCATGACAGCGCTGATATTAACCATATTTGGCTAAAATATGGAAAAAGTTTGGACTGGAACCATTTAATAATGCGAATGGATCAACATTGGCACCTCTTGTTGGCTCAAATGCTCATCTTTCAGTTTACTTATCCGCATGACTATCGCGATATTCTCCCAAAAGACTTATTTGATGAGCTCATTAAACGCGCAGCGGATCAATATGAATTGCCTCCTTGTTTGGAGAAAGTTTGTCTGGGACCCTTGATAGATCAAACGCAATATGAAATTGATATTAAAGAATGGGATTATAAGTCATACACAATAAAAACTGTTTAA
- a CDS encoding mechanosensitive ion channel domain-containing protein gives MLRLSLVIQLSLFFYTVHAQKADSVQRSKDSVSILDSLPSNPLASARNFLEQWREQVDRYYTGLDSVKRGVAWQRPDDGRLVPSQVQQYISLVKPAVHDLQGKVTVLRKQTVPQDSTANSWRAVQDSAATLERDIESFLLDMQDLGDKAEQQQNVTQAAQEGTFWYHWKSIIQKNLEQDGLSQRYYDSAWDGRFLLILLSLIYFYWLYQMRRRAIGAEETLPLHRNQPWWIPVLKFAVFFLILLPLTSLRIPVIVLELSYLLIFGFLYLLIRPELSNQHLKMMQYVFFYYLLVLASNLVLDTGWMSRIIVMLINLSGICLLWHLGRKVDGKIPFDYLRPFSRWLLLIISMAAIIFNLFGFLNLARTSSIAGAVGLLQAFSLHAFRDMLSHDLLNSYENSKEDRFINRFDKQKILAALRRIIGLFAGILVIIIWANTLHITSEIRRLGDRLLNNTHTIGGVNYTYGDVLLAFAVIWTANWIQKNLKDLLDQPDAKKNQRRTALLPLVRVVIFIVGFLIGIRILGLGVDKLTVIVGALSVGIGLGLQNIINNFVSGVILVFERPFKVGDYVELADKKGQVMQVGIRSSTLLTDQGAQVIIPNGDLLSGRLVNWTFEESDIRLNLQLTIVTARSIEEWKKWLEDTITSFKEIDRSLPMKILTKDITADAYVVSIQVGIQNVRQIEWFRSKFLEQVKAEAALHDSKVTSA, from the coding sequence ATGCTAAGGCTAAGCTTGGTCATCCAGCTTAGCCTATTTTTTTATACGGTGCACGCACAAAAGGCCGATTCTGTTCAGCGATCGAAGGATTCGGTCAGTATTCTTGATTCGTTGCCGAGTAATCCACTGGCCTCGGCGAGAAACTTTTTGGAACAATGGCGTGAGCAGGTTGATCGTTATTATACTGGATTGGACAGTGTAAAGCGAGGAGTCGCCTGGCAGCGGCCGGATGATGGTCGGCTCGTGCCCAGTCAAGTACAGCAGTATATCAGCCTGGTTAAACCCGCTGTGCATGATCTACAGGGAAAAGTTACGGTGTTGCGCAAGCAAACGGTGCCCCAGGACTCCACGGCCAACTCATGGCGGGCGGTGCAAGATAGTGCCGCAACACTAGAACGTGATATTGAATCGTTCCTGTTGGACATGCAAGACCTTGGCGACAAGGCCGAGCAGCAGCAGAATGTGACTCAGGCAGCGCAAGAAGGAACCTTTTGGTATCACTGGAAAAGTATAATACAAAAGAACTTGGAGCAGGATGGACTATCGCAGCGTTACTACGATAGTGCCTGGGATGGTCGTTTCCTCCTTATCCTACTGAGCCTTATTTATTTTTATTGGCTTTATCAGATGCGCAGACGTGCCATAGGGGCCGAAGAGACATTGCCCTTACATCGCAATCAACCGTGGTGGATTCCTGTCCTCAAGTTTGCGGTCTTTTTCCTTATTCTCCTGCCACTGACTTCCCTTAGAATCCCCGTGATCGTGCTCGAATTGAGCTATCTGCTTATTTTCGGCTTTCTATATCTTTTGATTCGCCCGGAGTTATCCAATCAGCATCTGAAGATGATGCAGTATGTATTTTTTTATTATCTATTGGTACTTGCCAGCAATCTAGTGCTGGATACAGGTTGGATGTCGCGAATTATTGTCATGTTGATCAATTTATCGGGTATTTGCCTGCTTTGGCACCTCGGGCGGAAGGTCGACGGAAAAATACCTTTTGATTATCTGCGCCCCTTTTCACGATGGTTACTGCTAATTATCAGTATGGCAGCCATTATATTTAATCTGTTTGGTTTTCTAAATCTGGCCCGTACATCCAGTATCGCTGGAGCTGTAGGGCTATTGCAAGCATTCTCCCTGCATGCATTCCGCGACATGCTGTCTCATGATTTACTCAACTCTTATGAAAATTCGAAAGAAGACCGTTTTATAAATCGCTTTGATAAGCAGAAGATACTTGCCGCACTCCGTCGTATTATTGGCCTATTTGCGGGTATATTGGTCATTATTATCTGGGCCAACACCTTGCATATCACAAGTGAAATTCGTCGACTTGGGGATCGCTTGTTAAATAATACCCACACCATTGGTGGTGTTAATTATACGTATGGCGATGTGCTTTTAGCATTTGCAGTCATATGGACAGCAAATTGGATACAAAAAAATTTAAAAGACCTTCTTGATCAGCCCGACGCGAAAAAAAATCAGCGTCGAACAGCCTTATTACCGCTCGTGCGTGTTGTCATTTTTATTGTTGGCTTCCTCATAGGAATACGTATTCTGGGGTTGGGAGTTGACAAGCTGACCGTCATTGTCGGTGCATTAAGTGTGGGGATAGGTTTAGGCCTGCAGAATATTATCAACAATTTTGTTTCAGGTGTGATTTTGGTATTTGAACGTCCGTTTAAAGTGGGAGATTATGTGGAACTTGCTGATAAAAAAGGGCAGGTCATGCAGGTGGGTATCCGATCGAGCACCTTATTAACAGACCAAGGGGCCCAAGTTATTATACCAAATGGAGATCTCCTTTCCGGTCGCCTGGTCAACTGGACGTTCGAAGAATCGGATATCCGTCTGAATCTTCAGTTGACCATCGTTACGGCACGCAGCATCGAAGAGTGGAAAAAGTGGTTGGAAGATACCATTACTAGCTTTAAGGAGATCGACAGAAGCCTGCCCATGAAGATTTTAACAAAGGATATTACAGCCGATGCCTATGTTGTATCAATTCAGGTAGGTATACAGAACGTGCGACAGATTGAATGGTTTAGGAGTAAGTTTCTTGAGCAAGTTAAAGCCGAAGCCGCACTTCATGATTCAAAAGTTACCTCGGCTTAA
- a CDS encoding FAD-dependent oxidoreductase, whose translation MKRDGTNKSFWQDVDIENFSTDPAILDFHTIVVGAGITGVTLAKELQNRGIKCLLLDKENPGFGTTGGTTAHINNFYDASYNEIIENFGKDPNQLLLNATLEVLDYIKDNISKYSIQCAYSTCDFFLFSAESGQNEQLEQIYAAHQQLGLPTHYVETIPFDIPFEKAICIEGQAQFHPMRYIAGMIEAYRREGGEILTGRGIETYSNEDGRVKLKLSGKEVYTAKNIIWATHVPPGKNRFNFLLAPYRSYVLTLKLHGEPEALGQAADLYDPYHYFRYHRSDKEHYLIVGGFDHKTGDDQQTEQHFADLKLWVDQHFDYDELTASWSSQYYDSADGLPFIGSMPNENNVYIATGYGGNGMTFGSMASLVIPDLLEGKENPLAELLSPSRIKPVASAQQVLSEGVNAAKHFIMDKFSAESLKEVESLQPAEGKIVHYRERKLAICRDMEGELHAVNSVCPHMGCTVSWNPSEMSWDCPCHGSRFGMNGKLLNGPASVDLGRVNFD comes from the coding sequence ATGAAGCGTGACGGAACGAACAAGAGCTTTTGGCAGGATGTTGACATTGAAAATTTTTCGACTGACCCTGCCATTTTAGATTTCCATACCATTGTTGTGGGGGCGGGTATAACTGGTGTAACATTGGCCAAGGAACTTCAGAATAGAGGCATAAAATGCCTACTGTTGGACAAGGAGAATCCAGGGTTTGGCACAACCGGAGGAACCACCGCCCATATCAATAACTTTTATGACGCTTCTTACAATGAGATTATTGAAAATTTTGGAAAGGATCCCAATCAGCTGCTTCTGAATGCGACGCTTGAGGTCTTAGATTATATAAAAGATAACATTTCCAAATATTCCATACAGTGTGCATATTCGACATGTGACTTTTTTCTCTTTAGCGCAGAATCTGGACAGAACGAGCAGCTTGAGCAAATTTACGCGGCCCATCAGCAATTGGGATTGCCTACCCATTATGTCGAAACCATACCTTTTGATATACCTTTCGAAAAAGCAATATGCATTGAGGGACAAGCACAATTTCATCCCATGAGATATATTGCGGGCATGATCGAAGCCTATCGTCGTGAGGGCGGCGAAATACTGACGGGTCGAGGAATTGAAACCTATAGCAATGAAGATGGAAGGGTCAAATTGAAGCTGAGTGGAAAAGAGGTTTATACGGCAAAGAATATCATTTGGGCTACCCATGTGCCACCAGGCAAAAACAGATTCAATTTTTTACTGGCACCTTATCGAAGTTACGTCCTGACGTTAAAGCTTCATGGGGAACCTGAAGCATTGGGACAAGCTGCGGATCTGTATGATCCCTACCACTATTTTAGGTATCATCGATCTGATAAAGAACATTACCTTATCGTGGGTGGTTTTGATCATAAAACTGGCGACGACCAACAAACAGAGCAACATTTTGCCGACCTAAAACTTTGGGTTGATCAGCATTTCGACTATGATGAACTTACTGCAAGTTGGTCGTCGCAATATTATGATTCAGCCGATGGCTTACCCTTTATCGGCAGTATGCCAAATGAAAATAATGTGTATATAGCCACCGGTTATGGCGGTAATGGAATGACATTTGGATCAATGGCGTCACTTGTGATCCCTGACTTATTGGAAGGAAAGGAGAATCCGCTGGCTGAACTGCTGTCACCAAGCCGCATCAAACCTGTTGCGAGCGCACAGCAGGTATTATCGGAAGGTGTCAATGCTGCAAAACATTTTATCATGGACAAATTTTCGGCTGAATCGCTGAAGGAGGTCGAAAGCTTACAGCCAGCGGAAGGTAAAATTGTTCACTATAGGGAGAGAAAACTGGCTATTTGTCGGGATATGGAAGGGGAGTTGCATGCTGTAAACTCAGTCTGTCCGCATATGGGGTGTACAGTAAGCTGGAACCCATCCGAAATGTCCTGGGACTGTCCTTGTCATGGTTCACGGTTCGGAATGAATGGAAAGCTTTTGAATGGTCCTGCTAGTGTAGATCTTGGTCGTGTCAATTTTGATTAG
- a CDS encoding AraC family transcriptional regulator, whose protein sequence is MKPVFAKILEGAAITTFATKDVQRPFFSTEFHFHSACQMTYIVESEGKRIIGDNVSNFVSDELTFVGPDLPHVWHNNTINCAGSTIAETKTSRSLALYIEPKLMIKLLGHFFQTHKVETFFSVSKRGLLFRGATKEQLKVKLKKIVQLDYGFEKTILLLEIIELMLSTDEFDYISSAGYTHNYSPIDNSKIDSIFKFVFNNYTGEIQLDQVAQLANMSKHSFCRYFKSRTQKTFVQFVNEVRISESCRLIVENKHQITHIAYACGFNSLSNFNKIFKSIKGITPSQYKSQIC, encoded by the coding sequence ATGAAACCTGTTTTCGCCAAAATTTTGGAAGGTGCAGCTATCACCACTTTTGCGACCAAAGATGTGCAACGCCCATTCTTCTCAACCGAATTTCATTTTCATAGCGCCTGCCAGATGACCTATATTGTGGAAAGTGAGGGAAAGCGGATTATTGGCGACAATGTGAGTAACTTTGTTTCCGATGAACTTACTTTTGTAGGACCTGATCTGCCACATGTCTGGCACAATAACACTATAAATTGCGCAGGCTCTACCATTGCGGAGACAAAAACTTCCCGTTCTTTAGCCTTGTATATAGAACCTAAATTAATGATTAAACTTTTAGGGCATTTCTTTCAAACACACAAAGTCGAAACCTTCTTTTCAGTCTCCAAACGCGGTCTCCTATTCCGTGGCGCAACAAAGGAACAATTGAAGGTAAAGCTAAAAAAGATCGTACAGCTGGATTATGGCTTTGAAAAAACTATTTTGTTACTAGAGATTATCGAATTGATGTTATCGACAGATGAATTTGATTACATTTCCAGCGCTGGATACACCCACAACTATAGCCCTATTGACAATAGTAAAATTGACAGCATCTTTAAATTCGTATTTAACAACTATACCGGAGAAATTCAATTGGATCAAGTGGCGCAGCTCGCTAATATGTCAAAACACTCCTTTTGCCGTTATTTCAAATCCCGTACGCAGAAAACCTTCGTCCAATTTGTCAATGAGGTTCGCATCAGTGAATCCTGTAGATTGATTGTCGAAAACAAGCATCAAATCACACACATTGCTTATGCCTGTGGCTTCAACAGCCTTTCAAACTTCAATAAAATTTTCAAATCAATTAAAGGGATCACGCCAAGCCAATATAAGTCCCAGATATGTTAG
- a CDS encoding DUF4142 domain-containing protein, translating into MKIILKTLGILLATLACIVFVQAQDSNPAQPQSGDLDFASKATASNNFELQAASIALAKSQNPTIKQYAQMITDDHTAAGNELSTIVKNKNWQLRTSDDQNYKAMIDQLNKADTANFDRVYTDLMVKSHQDAISLFKDASAGTAITDADLKKFATDKIPAFEKHLDQLKNWQPSDPSISDMPITPNAPSPAIKNKVPKPTLK; encoded by the coding sequence ATGAAAATCATTTTAAAAACCCTGGGAATATTACTAGCCACCCTCGCCTGTATAGTTTTCGTTCAGGCGCAAGACAGTAATCCCGCTCAGCCACAGTCTGGAGATCTGGACTTTGCCAGCAAAGCCACGGCCAGCAACAATTTCGAACTGCAGGCGGCAAGCATTGCTCTTGCTAAATCGCAAAACCCAACGATCAAACAATATGCACAGATGATCACTGATGACCATACCGCTGCAGGAAATGAACTATCGACCATTGTAAAAAATAAAAATTGGCAGCTGCGTACGAGTGACGATCAAAATTATAAAGCCATGATCGACCAACTCAATAAGGCCGACACAGCCAATTTTGACCGCGTTTACACTGATCTGATGGTTAAGAGCCATCAAGATGCAATTTCACTTTTCAAAGATGCAAGCGCAGGCACAGCAATTACAGATGCTGACCTGAAGAAATTTGCCACCGATAAAATTCCGGCGTTCGAAAAGCACCTTGATCAGCTTAAAAATTGGCAACCTTCAGATCCTTCGATAAGTGACATGCCCATTACACCAAATGCGCCATCCCCAGCAATCAAGAATAAGGTACCAAAACCGACATTAAAATAA
- a CDS encoding SDR family oxidoreductase — translation MEVPIAQRAKPKTDRSIRLKNTQNRRSRASLNLGLDSAVKWSPGRIMARIVIKGSGRLQGRKALITGGDSGMGRAAAIAYAREGADVAINYLPEEEKDAKEVIALIKAAGRKAVAIPGDLRKEEFCIRLIEDAVLQLGGLDILVSNAARQQTKPSILDITTAEFDATMKTNIYAPFWLIKAALPHLKPGAVIIGTTSVQAADPSEDLYDYAQTKAATTNYIRSLAKQLGPKGIRVNGVAPGPIWTALQVSGGATQEKLVNFGGDTPMGRPGQPAELASIYVQLAAADASYANGQIYGAAGGGGQP, via the coding sequence TTGGAAGTCCCGATCGCTCAGCGGGCCAAACCCAAGACAGACCGGTCAATCCGGTTAAAGAATACCCAAAACCGCCGTTCAAGAGCCAGTCTCAACCTTGGCCTGGACTCTGCAGTGAAATGGAGCCCCGGCCGGATCATGGCGAGGATAGTTATAAAAGGATCAGGAAGGCTCCAAGGGCGCAAAGCATTGATCACCGGGGGCGATTCGGGAATGGGACGTGCAGCAGCTATCGCTTACGCACGAGAAGGGGCCGACGTTGCCATCAACTATTTGCCCGAGGAAGAGAAAGATGCGAAGGAAGTCATCGCTTTGATAAAAGCGGCGGGCCGAAAGGCAGTCGCTATTCCGGGAGATCTCCGTAAAGAAGAGTTTTGTATTCGGCTGATTGAGGACGCCGTACTTCAACTCGGCGGTCTGGATATTTTGGTCAGCAACGCGGCGCGGCAGCAGACAAAACCATCGATATTGGATATCACCACTGCGGAATTTGATGCCACGATGAAAACCAATATTTATGCACCTTTCTGGCTTATTAAGGCAGCCTTGCCTCATCTTAAACCTGGAGCTGTAATTATCGGTACAACATCGGTACAGGCCGCAGACCCCTCGGAAGATTTGTATGACTACGCACAGACAAAAGCTGCGACCACCAACTATATTCGGTCATTGGCCAAGCAGCTTGGTCCAAAGGGTATACGGGTCAATGGCGTGGCTCCCGGTCCAATTTGGACTGCACTACAGGTGAGTGGTGGTGCTACGCAGGAAAAGCTGGTGAATTTCGGAGGTGATACCCCCATGGGACGTCCGGGGCAACCCGCCGAACTTGCTTCAATCTATGTGCAATTGGCTGCGGCAGACGCAAGTTATGCGAACGGACAAATTTATGGGGCCGCGGGCGGCGGTGGACAGCCCTAA
- a CDS encoding low affinity iron permease family protein, translating to MRKKKNLFERFSNWATHATGSSAAFIIATSTVIIWAVSGPIFNYSETWQLVINTGTTIVTFLMVFLIQKSQNKDSKAIHLKLNELIASHEGTSNRMVNLEDLSEEELDQLAKFYAHVAKLALEERVLTCTHSIDAAKENHDYKVKVQKEKHNRSADKRPNTTD from the coding sequence ATGAGAAAAAAGAAAAACTTGTTTGAACGATTCTCAAACTGGGCAACGCATGCCACCGGTAGTTCAGCCGCATTTATTATCGCAACTTCGACGGTGATCATCTGGGCCGTGAGCGGCCCCATATTCAATTATTCTGAAACCTGGCAACTGGTCATCAATACAGGTACGACCATTGTTACTTTTCTAATGGTATTTCTCATTCAAAAATCCCAAAACAAGGATTCCAAAGCAATCCACCTGAAACTCAATGAACTGATAGCGTCCCATGAAGGCACAAGCAACCGAATGGTCAATCTGGAAGACTTAAGTGAAGAGGAATTGGATCAGCTCGCTAAGTTTTATGCGCACGTGGCGAAGCTCGCTCTGGAAGAAAGGGTTCTCACCTGCACACACTCTATAGATGCCGCAAAGGAAAACCATGATTATAAAGTAAAGGTTCAAAAAGAAAAACACAACCGCTCAGCAGATAAAAGACCGAACACCACGGACTAG